From the Argentina anserina chromosome 3, drPotAnse1.1, whole genome shotgun sequence genome, the window TAaattgctcatcgttgattctttacaacggaataagagcataagcgaatacatcatcaattatGGAAGATCAATctattaaacacacgcgcgcgcttatacgatcaattaagagatttctttttttcttcaacatcaacaaaaaaagtttgtggcgtcccacagaaacttagttgatacacatgttcacagaatatctcttgatgatgggagaaatacttgtgcctacgcacctcatttctttatgattttttattccagagaataattgTCTCctcctcatctaggtaggagccaagatcGAAGCTATGAGCCTTAcaagtccatctttgcgtttgtcgcccttgttttgtggttcaATACCatgggcgccgacaacaccatagcgtacgatggtgtcaTCGCCAGCTTTCTttccactgtcagggatggtgccaatggtgctaggaccaggtcatatgaaattctcccatattctgagagtttcgatcttaccggcacatcataacatttatatgcGATcacgtcactttcgcaatatcggtaaagtcattgagcattaaatatttgactttctggaggacGATAATGTGTTGCACTTCTTACCAACTTAGAGTAGTGCAAGATATTAATGAGATAACCTTTTTCTAAAGACTAAAAAGGCTATCATCAGTCAGTTCGGCCCCTTTCCTATTAAGCTTTCCCGCCTTAAGAGAATAGGTCTCGTTCGCCCCGCCTTTATTCATATATACCAGCTGCCAGGCACGGCCCAATAGGAACGATTTCAGCGCCTTCCTCTAGATAAGAAGTGGAACGCGCCATCACCTACAACCCTTTCCTCTGCCGGGGACTTCCACGAAATGAAAACGGGCGGCATCGTCGTATGCTCGACATTTGTTGCCCTGGTTTATCCCCCGGAGTACTCCTATGGCCGATCTGTCACCCAATTATGAAACCAAAGATACTGATATATTGGCAGCATTTCGAGTAACTCCTCAACCTGGAGTTCCGCCTGAGGAAGCGGGGGCAGCGGTAGCTGCATAATCTTCTACTGGTAGCTTACTGGCAAAGCTTCAGTTGGGTTGTTcacttcattgatttgacttCATTCACTTTACTTAAGATTAAAGATAGAGGCCGTGCGGGCAGTGAAGGCTCGTTTAGTAGACAGCAAAGCAAGCTACGGCTTTGACGAGCAGCAAGCACCTACGAGACGGATTGCGTATTCTACAGGTTCTAGACCGGGACCTATAAGAGCGGAGGCTTTTTCGAAAAGGCTTAAGAATCAGCAGCAGGATTTTCATACTAGGGGAACACCCTATTATAGAAGGGTTGTTAGTAATCGTAATACTAAGGATCCGTATAGAGATTTTTTTAATGCTATTCGAGGATGGGTAAAGTTCAGTCTTTGGTTGTTTTCCAAATCCCTTCGCCACTACCGTAGCTAGCGGAAATAGCTTAATGGGCCAAGGCTGAGGTCTGTCTGTACAAACGATCTAGGCCTGTATTCTCTCGGTTGATTTCCCTTCCTTTAGCTACTCAGATGTTTCAGTTCGCTAAGGATCATTTCATGTTGGTAAACCAACCTTACCCGTCTTCTCCATGCATAATCGAGGAGGGGCAATTGATGAGTGGTACTGATCCTTTGTTTGACACCTATTACAATGGTGGCCAGTCTGGTGGATGGATATCAGTTGTTGGGCACATAGAGACTTGGGCGTGAATGAGACTTCCAGATTCCAGATAACCATCATCTATCTATCCATTCCTCGAAAGCCTCAACCAAGGACATGCCTACCTCTCTTTCTTCAGTATTGACTACCCTCTGAATAATTCTACATTGAAGTCGCGGTAATTAAAACCtcacatagtgccacaccacgtcaattcctggcgttaaaaccagaattgggcattccatatctccccctaacgatgaGAAGTgtgtctcatcaaagtaactgtatgctaatatcgcaggatagatatccacggttgtagattggaaataacggacaagtgttggtgattcataaatcataaccaaccaaaaatACTTAAGCGTTTAAAGTAGACCTATTGAGattactacaatagaggcacataaacaacttaaccaaataaacgttagtgaaaagaatgttGGGATCATAtacagtaaccatctggtacacactaaacgcttggtgagttgtgggcctgaaacgaataagtttcgctgcatgcaacatcattacatatccccaagCAAAGACCGGTAAGTTAGTACatataaccaagtccgagctctgctggaTCAtactgtgaatgaacatgatgaATTAGATGTTCAATGACGATCCAGTAGACatgtaaaacaaaatcatcaaaagtcttggaggtgaactctccaacggtatccaatcgaaaagagttgaaaggATGGAAAGGTGGTGTACCCTTAGTTTGATGAACTTAGCTAACAAATGCAGCGTTCCTTATGAAAAGTAAagtgacgtgtgaccaacgcgtcgttgcatcaaccaatactaTAAAATACTTAGAAGGTCCACATTATTGGTTGAATAAGTCCACAAATGACATCTTAATCGTTAATGAGATTGTTCCGAAACTTAGTTGAAAGATTGTTGAAACATAATTAGATTGTCAAACCAGCACATGAAATGAGGACTATTTGATCtggaaagagagaagaagaagagaaaaaaatgcttaaagtaaaaaacaaaaaaaataattaaatgtaCAAAAATGCCCTTGAAATATTTTGACGGCGAACAACCACCGTTATAGAGCTAACGGAACTAGCCACTGATGTTGGGTTGTGTTTGAAATGTCGGACACCGTTCTGATATTTTTAGAACGTGAGACACTAAAGTACATATTTAGTGAAACGTCATATACTGTTTGCATAATTTTTCCTAACAACTAACCTAAGATCTTTAGataaaaacaaatatcatCTTGTTGTAGACCTCTGAATTAAGTTacaattgaaaagttacaatgattacatatgtttgtaactttgtattagtttgatttggttatAAATATTCGAGTTTGCGATTCTAATCTCTTCTATGTTCAAAACTTTGGATATCAAATTGAATTATCAAATTTTTTGAGAATTTTGTTAAAGTTTGGACTTTTGTAAGTTACAAGTGGATGGGTTTTGCAGCTGGTTTGCACCAAAATACGATCCGACCCGAAACAGAGAAGACAAAAGGAGTTAATTTCCAGTGCTCGAGCAGCTGCGCACTGCCTGCTGGTTCCGCGCTGTCTTTGCCCCAGAAGGCCAGAACAATCTCAAACGgtcaaaccaaaccaaattaAACAACATAACTCCGAACAATCTCCCACCAATATTCTCACTCATTTATTCCTCTCCTGCTCTAATACCCCTTCTCAATAATCCCAAAAAATGCAACCACTTACCCTCTCCCTACTAATCTTCCTGTTGGCCACAATGGTCTACGGCTCCGTAGCCGTGGGCGTGAACTGGGGTACAACGGCCTCGCACCCATTGCCGCCGGCCAAGGTCGTCAGGCTCTTGAAATCCAACAACATTACCAGAGTGAAGCTCTTCGACGCAGACCCACTTGTGCTCGAAGCGCTTTCTGGGTCCAATCTGGGCGTCACTGTTGGGATTCCTAATGGGTTGCTTAGGAGCTTGAACTCGTCCAGAAAGGCTGCGCAGAGTTGGGTCCATGACAATGTCACTCGCTATGTTTCTGGTGGTGGGAGCCGCGTTAACATCGAGTATGATCGCTTTTTCCTTACGGGGTTTGTGTTTAGATTTGGATAATGTGCATTTAGATTTTGTGGAGTGTGATCGACTATTACAAGTAGTCAGTGATTCTGATTCAGTGCGTTTGTGCATGTGTtactgtgattttttttttttgagaaactgTTACTGTGATTGTTGGAGTAGTACTGAGGGtcattattttcttgttgCTTTCAATTGCTATGATTGAAGTGAGATGGTAGATTTGTGCAGAAGTTATTAGGTTACATAAGACGGAGAATTTAGTTTGTTTTTCAAAGTTGCGAGCTTTAAATGCAAAATACGCAGCTAACTAGCGATGATGATGCTTAGAACTATGGTAGTTTTCTTGGTTTCATGAATTGTCTTTGATATCATATGATCTGCATAGAGCATTTAGAGGTGattatttgagtgtttttatGCAAGAAGCGTGAAAATGCTACGTGCTGGTATTCATGTTTCAATGCTAGCAGTAGCTGGTGGCTTGAGGATTGAACTTTTAGTTTCACAGTTGCTTGATTTCTAGGAATGTGAACGCATATATGCTTCTTTTTTAAGAAAAGAAGACGCTTTCTAAGAAATGAGAAACAAAGTACTATTTTTTGTGTCATAAATTATAAAGTGGAGCATGTTGCCTCCTTCACCGCATCATTGTCTTAGCGCAAGGTTGTTGCTGACaggaaaaatattaaatagaaactgCATTCACTGGACTAGGACTGGTCTATTTTCCTGAGAAAGGCATTAGGACTGGTCTATCATTTAGAGTGTCACAATATGGTAGATCCCGAGTATGAGTCCTTTTTAGGCTAGTCAGCAACACAAGAAGAATTAGAAAATGAATGTTTGTAGCAGGAGTTTCATTGTTCATTGGACTCATTAAATGACTGTATACTAGtattttgttaatttaatCCAAATGCAAGGCACGTTGCTCTTTCATTAGATTGCTGTTTCCTATATTGGTAGCTAACTCGAAGAAATCCAGGTACATTGCTGTGGGAGATGAGCCATTTCTCCAGAGTTATGGTGATCAATTTCATCCTTTTGTGCTTGGAGCAGCAATCAATATCCAAACAGCTTTGACCCGAGCAAACTTGGATGACAGTGTGAAAGTAGTGGTTCCCTGCAGTTTTGACTCCTTCCTATCAGAGAATGGCCTACCATCGAAAGGACATTTCCGAGCTGATGTCAATAAGACTATGATTCAACTGCTCACTTTTCTCAGCAAGCACAACTCACCATTTTTCGCAAGCATTTCCCCGTACTTAGCTCTCCAACAGAACAATAACATTTCCCTTGACTTTACTCTCTTCAGAGTATACACCAAAGCTCATAACGACAGTCGCAGAATGTACAAAAACAGCTTTGACTTGAACTATGACATATTGGTTAATGCATTGTCAACAGTAGGGTTTCCTAAGATTGGAATTGTTGTGTCACAGATTGGTTGGCCTACAGATGCAGGAGTAAATGCCACCTCGTACGCTGCAGAGACCTTCATGAAAGGCCTGATGAACCGCCTTCGTAGCAAACTGGGGACCCCACTTAGACCTCGAAATCCTCCAATTGAAACATACATTTTTAGCCTCTTGgatgaagatcaaagaagCACAACCATTGG encodes:
- the LOC126785846 gene encoding glucan endo-1,3-beta-glucosidase 9; the encoded protein is MQPLTLSLLIFLLATMVYGSVAVGVNWGTTASHPLPPAKVVRLLKSNNITRVKLFDADPLVLEALSGSNLGVTVGIPNGLLRSLNSSRKAAQSWVHDNVTRYVSGGGSRVNIEYIAVGDEPFLQSYGDQFHPFVLGAAINIQTALTRANLDDSVKVVVPCSFDSFLSENGLPSKGHFRADVNKTMIQLLTFLSKHNSPFFASISPYLALQQNNNISLDFTLFRVYTKAHNDSRRMYKNSFDLNYDILVNALSTVGFPKIGIVVSQIGWPTDAGVNATSYAAETFMKGLMNRLRSKLGTPLRPRNPPIETYIFSLLDEDQRSTTIGNFERHWGVFTFDGQAKYRFDFTRGSNSLVNAEDVEYLPSRWCVVNNNEDLSNASANALQACSLADCTSLSPGGSCFNISWPGNISYAFNSYYQHHNQSAASCDFGGLGLITTVNPSVDDCRFLVQLNTSLSVTLHPASVSGWTTLLLAAILLLLPRFT